A genomic segment from Kwoniella shandongensis chromosome 8, complete sequence encodes:
- a CDS encoding inorganic pyrophosphatase, which yields MSDYQTRIIGAANTLEHRVFIEKDGKVVSPFHDIPLFADESKTVLNMVVEVPRWTNAKMEISKEEALNPIKQDIKKGKLRYVRNCFPHHGYIWNYGAFPQTWEDPNVKHAETGANGDNDPLDVCEIGEAVGYVGQVKQVKVLGIMALLDEGETDWKVLVVDVNDPLAPRLNDVEDVERHLPGLIRATNEWFRIYKIPDGKPENVFAFSGEAKSKKYAVEIIHETHEAWRKLVHGETAASNESYNLSIHNTTLKGSKGLVGTSDPVYSSLPADSRKPAAPIDPSVSKSFFISSASA from the exons ATGTCAGACTACCAGACTAGGATCATTGGC GCCGCCAACACCCTCG AGCACCGAGTGTTCATCGagaaggatggcaaggtcGTTTCTCCCTTCCA CGACATCCCCCTCTTCGCCGACGAGTCCAAGACCGTCTTGAACA TGGTTGTCGAGGTTCCTCGATGGACCAACGCCAAGATGGAGATCTCCAAGGAGGAGGCACTCAACCCCATCAAGCAGG ACATCAAGAAGGGCAAGCTCCGATACGTCCGAAACTGTTTCCCCCACCACG GTTACATCTGGAACTACGGTGCCTTCCCTCAGACCTGGGAGGACCCCAACGTCAAGCACGCCGAGACCGGCGCTAACGGTGACAACGACCCTCTTGACGTCTGCGAGATCGGTGAGGCCGTCGGCTACGTTGGTCAGGTCAAGCAGGTCAAGGTCCTCGGTATCATGGCTCTCCTCGACGAGGGTGAGACCGACTGGAAGGTCCTCGTCGTTGACGTCAACGACCCCCTTGCCCCGAGGTTGAACGACGTTGAGGACGTCGAGCGACACTTGCCCGGTTTGATTAGAGCTACCAACGAGTGGTTCAGGATCTACAAAATCCCCGATGGAAAGCCTGAG AacgtcttcgccttctctgGTGAGGCCAAGTCCAAGAAGTACGCCGTCGAGATCATCCACGAGACCCACGAGGCTTGGAGGAAGCTCGTCCACGGTGAGACTGCCGCCAGCAACGAGTCTTACAACTTGTCCAT CCACAACACCACCCTCAAGGGCTCCAAGGGCCTCGTCGGTACTTCTGACCCCGTctactcttccctccctgCCGACTCGCGAAAGCCTGCTGCTCCTATCGACCCTTCGG TCTCCAagagcttcttcatctcctccgcttctgcctGA
- a CDS encoding translation machinery-associated protein 22, producing the protein MSSTAGPSTKPIVPFYCAVCSLPTEYCEFGPSVSKCKSWLEEKDSDEYERIWGEGALTSRIGTLSMEKQEKLEADAAKLEKKAAKKAEAEAKKKEATKIIIKRSERTKRKHATHIQNLELFGVDLKKAAKLFAGKFATGSSVSKNPQGEDEIVIQGDVGDDIVEMLKAQVGVLKGAPADQVVRIEVKKKKEEEPAP; encoded by the exons ATGTCATCCACCGCAGGACCATCTACCAAGCCCATCGTGCCCTTCTACTGTGCGGTATGCTCGCTCCCTACCGAGTATTGCGAGTTCGGACCCTCTGTCTCGAAATGTAAGAGttggttggaggagaaggattcgGACGAGTACGAGAGGATTTGGGGCGAAG GCGCTCTGACATCTCGTATCGGGACACTTTCGATGGAAAAGCAAGAAAAGCTCGAAGCGGACGCTGCCAAActtgagaagaaggctgcgAAAaaggcagaagcagaagccaagaagaaggaggcgaCCAAG ATCATTATCAAACGATCTGAGCGAACGAAACGAAAACACGCTACCCATATCCAAAATCTCGAGCTGTTCGGCGTGGATCTCAAAAAGGCTGCAAAGCTTTTCGCGGGCAAATTCGCAACGGGTAGTAGTGTTAGTAAGAATCCacaaggagaggatgagattgtcaTTCAGGGTGATGTGGGAGATGATATC GTTGAAATGCTTAAAGCGCAAGTGGGCGTGTTGAAAGGAGCACCAGCGGATCAAGTAGTCAGA atcgaggtgaagaagaagaaggaggaagagcctGCACCTTAG